The stretch of DNA ATAATCCACTTTTTATATATGGTGGATCTGGACTTGGCAAAACACATCTTATTACTGCAATCGGAAACTACATACGTGAGAATTTCCCTTCAAGCAATGTATTGTATGTAAAAAGCGAAGATTTTTCAAATGAACTTATATCCGCGATACAAAATAACACAACACAACAGTTTAAAAACAAATATCGTTTGGTTGATGTCCTTCTTATGGACGATATTCAGTTTATAGGTGGTAAAGAAAGCACTCAGGAAGAATTCTTTCACACATTCAACACCCTTTACAATGCCAAAAAACAGATCGTACTTACTTCAGACCGTCCGCCTAAAGAAATACGTACTCTGGAAGAAAGACTGCGTACGCGTTTCGAATGGGGTCTTATAGCCGATGTTCAGCCTCCTGACTATGAAATGCGCTGTGCTGTAATCACAAAAAAAGCAGAAAAAGTCGGAATTGAAATGCCTATTCCTGTAGTAGAATTTCTTGCTACTCGTTTAAAAAGCAACGTCAGACAACTTGAAGGTGCTGTTCAGAAAATCAAAGCGTTTCGTATTTTGAATAACCGCCCCGTTGATATTCAGCTAGCTTCAGATGCGATCAAAGATATTCTATCCGACAGCGTTCCTGTTTCAGTAACTGTCAATCGAGTAATTGAGGATGTTTCAAAATACTATAATATTTCGATTGACGATTTAAAAGGAAGCAAACGTAATGCAGAACTTGTTAA from Bacillota bacterium encodes:
- the dnaA gene encoding chromosomal replication initiator protein DnaA gives rise to the protein MDSFEELWNTCIELLRERHHPARIKTWVECLRPVNFENDTFTFTCPTAFQYQIINDHFIDEIKKALADVMGFEVGVSLVLEADYGKKPVPKPQKPVISNFGDSDKPKSIFNEYTFENFIVGSGNKFAHAASVAVATQPAEAYNPLFIYGGSGLGKTHLITAIGNYIRENFPSSNVLYVKSEDFSNELISAIQNNTTQQFKNKYRLVDVLLMDDIQFIGGKESTQEEFFHTFNTLYNAKKQIVLTSDRPPKEIRTLEERLRTRFEWGLIADVQPPDYEMRCAVITKKAEKVGIEMPIPVVEFLATRLKSNVRQLEGAVQKIKAFRILNNRPVDIQLASDAIKDILSDSVPVSVTVNRVIEDVSKYYNISIDDLKGSKRNAELVNARFVAMYVIREVTDLSLPLIGEAFGGRHHTTVLNAIKEIEKNMETNYRLKSEVNDFIKNISV